In Rubidibacter lacunae KORDI 51-2, a genomic segment contains:
- a CDS encoding efflux RND transporter permease subunit, protein MTAPPPRPSLAGLAIRRYIGTLMLTLTVVVLGLFATSRLPVDLLPSIVYPRIGVRADAPGVAPDVAVDSVTRPLESALAQTEGAVQIFSRTREGRISLDLFFEPGGNLDRALNDATASLNRARDSLPDTIDQPRLFPFDPSQLPVYEFALASASRSDMELRVFADEELARELNRVPGVANTDVSGGVREEVRVAVDLQRLQATGIDLADVLAALRERNQDISGGQLRGGSEEALTRLNGRFDSADDIRNLAIAIANSDPPQQVYLRDIATVTDGTEEQRLFVTLNGTPAVKVSIQKQPDANTVQVVDRVKARLESLSANGSIPADLALTPTLDESRFIRSSLRNVAVAGLVGATLAALVVLLFLGSLRQTLVIVLAIPLTIVASLVAMALFGLSLNIFSLGGLALGVGIVVDNAIVMLESIVAGVERDRAAAGPLDPASVIARAEASSRELESALFASTATNLVAVLPFLLAGGFISLLFNELVLTISFAVAASLAVALTVVPALSSRLLAIPRSSGLKQFAPIRSFDAHFAGLTQQYGRLLDGVVRWRLVVLAIAAIVLGCGSLWMAGRLSQEILPRISTGQARIIVQFLPGTTIETNRAVMQDVDRIVLAQPEVNYAFTTVGGFLFGTSTSENALRSSSTITLQPGSNVAAVIDRIQQEFDALSPLDIELRGFPESVRGLITSNSPVRAEIDVLLQGGDSAALQQAGKQVLAALRQAKLARFRPDVADPQQEIQIRPDWERSADLGLTAEEIGETIQTALGGSVPTQLQRADRLVDVRVKLPPGSVQQAQQLRAIPLFAGDGRFVRLGDIAAIERGSAPGEIERIDQREVFAISGTLTDGATLSNALAEVDALLADVKLPPGVTRLPSFAARANESLQGSLVLLAGLASFLVFAVMAIQYNSLLDPLAIGLAVPFALSGGIFGLFVTDTAVGATAIVGAVLLVGIVVNNAIVMVELANQIRDRDRISHQVAILQAAPQRLRPILMTTLTTVLGLFPLAVGAGEGSEFLQPLGVVVFSGLSLATVLTLFLVPCFYVLLHDPPRPRGPRRLTRRGRPRLALSQTASSDPSGDRN, encoded by the coding sequence ATGACCGCTCCACCGCCCCGCCCGAGTCTAGCCGGTCTTGCCATACGGCGATACATTGGCACGCTGATGCTGACGCTAACGGTTGTGGTGCTGGGGCTTTTTGCCACCTCGCGCTTGCCCGTAGACTTGCTGCCGTCGATTGTCTATCCGCGCATCGGCGTGCGTGCAGACGCCCCTGGGGTTGCTCCTGATGTTGCTGTCGACTCAGTAACGAGACCGCTGGAATCCGCCCTAGCTCAGACTGAAGGAGCGGTGCAGATTTTCTCGCGCACCCGCGAAGGACGCATCAGCCTTGACTTGTTCTTCGAACCCGGCGGCAACCTAGATCGCGCCCTCAACGACGCGACTGCCTCCCTCAACCGCGCACGCGACAGCCTGCCCGACACGATCGATCAGCCGCGCCTGTTTCCGTTCGACCCCTCTCAGTTGCCGGTCTATGAATTCGCCCTAGCCTCGGCATCGCGTTCGGATATGGAGCTACGGGTATTTGCCGATGAAGAACTCGCCCGCGAGCTGAACCGCGTGCCCGGTGTAGCCAACACCGATGTTTCCGGCGGCGTCCGCGAGGAAGTGCGCGTTGCCGTGGACCTCCAGCGCCTGCAAGCAACCGGCATCGACCTCGCCGACGTGCTTGCTGCACTGCGCGAGCGCAACCAAGATATTTCCGGCGGGCAGCTGCGCGGCGGCAGCGAAGAAGCCCTGACGCGCCTGAACGGACGCTTTGACAGCGCCGACGACATCCGCAACCTGGCGATCGCGATCGCCAACTCCGATCCACCCCAGCAAGTGTATTTGCGCGACATTGCCACCGTCACCGACGGGACCGAGGAACAGCGGCTCTTTGTGACGCTCAATGGCACGCCCGCCGTAAAAGTCAGCATCCAGAAGCAGCCCGATGCCAACACCGTGCAGGTTGTCGATAGGGTCAAGGCGCGCTTGGAGTCTTTGTCCGCAAATGGCTCGATCCCCGCCGACCTGGCACTGACTCCTACCCTCGACGAGTCGCGCTTTATCCGCAGTTCGTTGCGGAATGTGGCTGTTGCCGGACTCGTCGGCGCGACACTTGCCGCACTCGTGGTTCTGTTGTTCCTGGGCTCGCTGCGACAGACACTTGTGATTGTGCTTGCCATTCCTTTGACGATCGTGGCGTCGCTGGTGGCAATGGCCTTATTCGGTCTATCGCTCAATATCTTCAGCCTGGGCGGTTTGGCACTCGGCGTCGGCATCGTCGTGGATAACGCGATCGTCATGCTCGAAAGCATTGTCGCCGGGGTGGAGCGCGATCGCGCCGCCGCCGGACCGCTAGACCCCGCGTCCGTGATTGCCCGAGCTGAAGCCAGCAGTCGAGAACTGGAGTCGGCTCTATTTGCGTCCACGGCGACCAACCTCGTTGCCGTCTTGCCGTTTTTGCTCGCGGGCGGGTTCATCTCACTCCTGTTTAACGAGCTGGTGTTGACGATCTCCTTTGCAGTGGCTGCATCGCTGGCAGTCGCTTTGACGGTCGTGCCCGCTCTGTCATCGCGCCTGCTGGCGATTCCGCGGTCCAGCGGCTTGAAGCAATTTGCGCCCATTCGCTCCTTCGACGCCCACTTTGCAGGATTGACCCAGCAGTACGGTCGCCTGCTGGACGGGGTCGTGCGGTGGCGCTTGGTGGTGTTGGCGATCGCGGCGATCGTCCTAGGGTGCGGCAGCCTGTGGATGGCAGGTCGGCTTTCGCAGGAAATCTTGCCGCGCATCAGCACGGGACAGGCCCGTATAATCGTGCAGTTTCTGCCGGGGACGACCATTGAAACTAACCGCGCGGTCATGCAGGACGTCGATCGCATCGTCCTGGCACAACCAGAAGTCAACTACGCCTTCACGACAGTCGGTGGCTTTCTGTTCGGTACCTCCACGAGCGAGAATGCCCTGCGTAGCTCGAGCACGATTACCTTGCAGCCGGGCAGCAACGTTGCAGCGGTTATCGATCGCATCCAGCAAGAGTTCGACGCCCTCTCCCCGCTCGATATTGAGTTGCGCGGGTTCCCAGAATCCGTGCGCGGCCTGATTACAAGCAACTCACCCGTGCGTGCGGAAATCGATGTCCTACTGCAAGGTGGCGACTCGGCAGCACTCCAGCAAGCGGGCAAGCAAGTGCTGGCTGCCCTCCGCCAAGCAAAACTCGCTCGCTTCCGCCCCGATGTCGCAGATCCGCAACAAGAAATACAAATTCGACCGGACTGGGAACGCTCCGCAGACCTCGGACTGACGGCCGAAGAAATTGGTGAAACAATTCAAACCGCTCTTGGTGGCTCCGTTCCCACGCAGCTGCAACGTGCGGATCGATTGGTGGACGTGCGCGTAAAGCTCCCACCCGGTTCCGTCCAGCAAGCCCAGCAACTACGCGCCATTCCGTTATTCGCCGGCGACGGGCGCTTCGTGCGCCTCGGCGACATCGCCGCGATCGAGCGCGGGAGCGCGCCGGGCGAAATCGAGCGCATCGACCAGCGCGAAGTGTTCGCGATCTCCGGGACTCTGACCGACGGCGCCACCCTCAGCAACGCTCTGGCGGAAGTCGATGCACTGCTGGCGGACGTGAAACTGCCGCCCGGTGTGACGCGGCTGCCCAGCTTCGCCGCCCGCGCCAATGAGTCCCTGCAAGGATCGCTGGTGCTGCTGGCCGGACTGGCGTCCTTCTTAGTCTTTGCCGTCATGGCGATTCAATATAATTCGCTGCTCGATCCGCTGGCGATCGGGCTAGCAGTACCGTTTGCGCTGAGCGGCGGGATTTTTGGTTTGTTTGTGACTGATACGGCTGTGGGGGCAACGGCAATAGTCGGTGCGGTGTTGCTAGTCGGTATTGTCGTCAACAACGCCATTGTGATGGTGGAGCTGGCCAACCAAATTCGCGATCGCGATCGCATCTCCCACCAGGTAGCGATTTTGCAAGCGGCACCGCAGCGCCTGCGTCCGATTTTGATGACGACGCTGACGACTGTACTCGGACTATTTCCCTTAGCAGTCGGAGCAGGCGAGGGCTCGGAGTTCCTGCAACCGCTTGGCGTGGTGGTGTTCTCGGGACTATCGCTGGCAACGGTGCTGACGCTATTTTTGGTCCCGTGCTTCTACGTGTTACTGCACGATCCGCCCCGCCCGCGGGGACCGCGGCGCCTCACTCGACGTGGCCGCCCGAGACTGGCACTTTCGCAAACAGCTTCCTCCGACCCGAGCGGAGATCGCAACTAA
- a CDS encoding NAD(P)H-binding protein — protein MKLTIVGASGTLGRQIARRAIDEGHVVRCLVRNPRKAAFLKEWGAEIVKGDICKPETLPPALEGADAVIDAATARPTESVSIRAVDWDGKVNLIQAAARAQVGRYVFLSILNAEAFPNVPLMEIKHCTETFLAESGLKYTILRPAGFMQGLIGQYAIPILDGQAVWVSGDGTPVAYMNTQDVAKFVVRAVEVPEATNRSFPVVGPRAWTASETIALCERLSDKTARISRLPLGLLRFMYRLTRFFAWTRNASDRLIFAEVLASDKPMNAPMDETYAILGLDPQEMSTLEEYLQDYFGRILKKLKEIGYEKEKAREKKKKKRSPFKTKS, from the coding sequence ATGAAACTTACGATCGTTGGTGCGTCAGGCACCTTGGGCAGACAGATCGCGCGGCGGGCGATCGATGAAGGACATGTCGTGCGCTGTTTGGTCCGGAATCCCCGCAAAGCCGCGTTTCTCAAGGAGTGGGGCGCCGAGATCGTCAAAGGCGATATCTGCAAACCCGAAACCTTACCTCCAGCACTAGAAGGTGCGGATGCTGTGATTGACGCAGCGACGGCCCGCCCAACCGAATCCGTCAGCATTCGGGCGGTGGATTGGGATGGTAAGGTCAACCTCATTCAGGCGGCAGCGCGGGCGCAGGTGGGGCGTTACGTATTTCTATCGATTCTGAATGCCGAAGCATTCCCTAACGTGCCGTTGATGGAAATCAAGCACTGCACGGAGACGTTTTTGGCAGAATCCGGGTTGAAATACACTATTTTGCGTCCGGCTGGTTTTATGCAAGGGTTAATCGGTCAATATGCCATTCCGATTCTGGACGGTCAGGCTGTCTGGGTATCGGGGGATGGTACGCCGGTTGCCTACATGAATACTCAGGATGTGGCGAAGTTTGTCGTCCGGGCAGTTGAAGTGCCGGAGGCAACCAATCGTAGTTTTCCAGTCGTGGGTCCGCGCGCATGGACTGCTAGCGAGACGATCGCCTTATGCGAGCGGTTGTCGGATAAAACCGCACGGATTTCGCGATTGCCGCTGGGGCTATTGCGGTTCATGTATCGGCTGACTCGTTTTTTTGCCTGGACCCGTAACGCGAGCGATCGCCTGATCTTCGCGGAAGTGCTGGCCAGTGACAAGCCCATGAACGCGCCGATGGACGAAACCTACGCAATCCTGGGGCTCGATCCGCAAGAGATGTCAACGCTAGAGGAATACCTCCAAGACTACTTCGGACGCATCCTCAAAAAGCTGAAGGAAATTGGCTACGAGAAAGAAAAAGCGCGCGAGAAAAAGAAGAAGAAGCGCTCTCCGTTCAAGACCAAGTCCTAA
- the petL gene encoding cytochrome b6-f complex subunit PetL: MAAVVYLGILVGFTAFAFGLYYGLRAAKII, translated from the coding sequence ATGGCAGCCGTTGTTTACCTGGGCATTCTCGTCGGCTTCACAGCATTCGCGTTCGGCTTGTACTACGGCTTGCGTGCCGCCAAGATTATCTAA
- a CDS encoding YciI family protein: protein MPLFVKVERGIVDKTTFDRYVPAHIAYVKELIAAGYKARTGYWASYGGGMLLFEAESLAAAEAIVARDPLVRNHCVEYELHEWCVVVE from the coding sequence ATGCCCCTCTTCGTCAAAGTCGAACGCGGCATCGTCGATAAAACGACTTTCGATCGCTACGTTCCCGCCCACATTGCCTATGTCAAAGAGCTGATCGCTGCTGGTTACAAAGCGCGCACCGGTTATTGGGCGAGCTACGGTGGCGGGATGCTCTTATTCGAAGCCGAGTCGTTGGCAGCTGCTGAAGCGATCGTCGCGCGAGACCCGCTCGTTCGAAACCACTGCGTTGAATACGAGTTGCACGAGTGGTGCGTCGTGGTAGAGTAA
- a CDS encoding energy-coupling factor transporter transmembrane component T family protein, producing the protein MDLLRSLPLGLYLEHPVTWMHRLDARVKFIWLMGFLLTPILANAAWRIGLVGLLMLLALAAGIPLRVWKQQLGWLLVLCSLVFVLTCIFNDGLAASTTARLPALDLDLPQPGRYDYIVVSTGKIRVTQRSLELGILVSTLIFTVLYSSSLYLLTTAPEEIAAGLEALMRPLRYLKVPVTEVALTLTLSLRFIPLVLEEIQNLARSIGTRAIDWKQLGLRRSIQLWLLVAERLLANLLLRAEQIAIAMDVRGFTSPDTHRVRWHDLRLRSGDWLAALALVVFLVGRAIWGNKSA; encoded by the coding sequence ATGGATCTACTGCGATCGCTGCCCCTCGGTTTGTACCTCGAGCATCCGGTGACGTGGATGCATCGGCTCGACGCGCGCGTCAAATTTATCTGGTTGATGGGCTTCCTACTGACACCGATCCTGGCGAACGCCGCCTGGCGAATCGGATTAGTGGGATTGCTGATGTTGCTGGCCCTCGCAGCTGGGATTCCACTGCGGGTGTGGAAACAGCAGCTCGGATGGTTGCTCGTCCTTTGCAGCTTGGTGTTTGTGCTAACCTGCATTTTTAATGATGGATTGGCGGCAAGTACAACCGCCCGTCTACCCGCCTTGGACCTCGACCTACCTCAGCCCGGCCGCTACGACTACATCGTTGTCTCGACGGGCAAAATCCGCGTTACGCAACGATCGCTGGAATTGGGGATTTTGGTGAGTACGCTAATTTTTACCGTGCTCTACAGTTCGAGTCTGTATTTACTGACAACCGCTCCCGAGGAAATCGCAGCCGGCCTCGAAGCACTGATGCGGCCGCTACGTTACCTGAAAGTTCCCGTGACGGAAGTTGCTTTGACGCTGACGCTATCGCTGCGCTTCATTCCCCTCGTACTCGAGGAAATTCAGAACTTAGCTCGTTCGATCGGCACCCGCGCGATTGACTGGAAGCAGTTGGGCTTGCGCCGCAGTATCCAACTATGGTTGCTGGTTGCCGAACGCCTTCTTGCCAACTTACTATTGCGTGCCGAACAGATTGCGATCGCAATGGACGTGCGCGGTTTTACGAGTCCCGATACCCATCGCGTTCGCTGGCACGACCTGCGCCTGCGGAGCGGAGACTGGTTGGCAGCCCTCGCGTTGGTAGTGTTCCTTGTGGGACGAGCGATCTGGGGGAACAAATCCGCATAG
- a CDS encoding DUF4278 domain-containing protein, translating into MKLTYRGIETDWQPLEIDIQLGDTGGKYRAQNWHYRYLRHVPEQRSRSQRTYRGATCNPSTTLQAAHPATPLDEQQPLHETTSSFVRTSVQGNLERRLIVARSKGDERLVQPLPLGDECRQLSLK; encoded by the coding sequence CGGCATTGAGACGGATTGGCAGCCGTTAGAGATCGATATTCAACTCGGCGACACGGGTGGCAAGTATCGCGCGCAAAACTGGCACTATCGCTACCTGCGTCACGTTCCCGAACAGCGATCGCGATCGCAACGAACCTATCGCGGTGCAACCTGCAATCCCAGCACGACCCTACAGGCGGCGCATCCGGCAACGCCGCTAGACGAGCAGCAACCCCTACACGAAACTACGTCATCATTTGTGCGTACTAGCGTCCAGGGGAACCTCGAGCGACGCCTGATTGTTGCCCGCAGTAAGGGGGACGAGCGTTTAGTGCAACCCTTACCTTTGGGAGACGAGTGCCGGCAGCTGTCGTTGAAGTAG
- a CDS encoding ABC transporter ATP-binding protein/permease, with protein MRTQLRESQGSENWLSQFLIAAGRFWSVAKLYWFGPERWRALGLLTVAILMLGVSTALGVFLNGKRGEIVTALAERNESSFGQAVLFYLLTLIFFVPLFASLNYLFQLLGLFWRRWLTDFFLGGYFRDRSYYKLASEENIDNPDQRISQDVRSFTQLSLFYFLIFASALFDIVGYGTQLWSISPWLVGFLAIYSAIGIFVVTGIFGKVLVRLNFEQLKREANFRFGLVRLRENAEPIAFYRGEQQEKDHLDDRFTDIFNNFRRLILWRELGLGSFTNAYRNITFVLPYLILAPRVLNEGLELGQVDAARGAFLQVFLSLNLIVDRFEGLTEFGAGIDRVCSFERVLRRRSSEEDDTQQPHIDILPSQEIALTNVTLQTPNYQRTLVRNLDLTVPGHGLLIVGASGCGKSSLLRAIAGLWDSGSGKVQRPDLNEILFLPQRPYMVLGTLRDQLLYPSKQLDLSDDDLQQVLEQVNLPDTAARSGGLDAQHNWSEELSLGEQQRLAFARILTNKPRYVILDESTSALDTDNEEHLYSLLQESGVTYVSVGHRPTLRKFHQLVLELSGDQQWHLQPAGTSEPSA; from the coding sequence ATGAGAACTCAGTTGCGAGAGTCGCAAGGATCGGAAAACTGGCTGAGTCAGTTTCTCATAGCAGCAGGACGCTTCTGGTCGGTTGCCAAGCTTTACTGGTTTGGTCCGGAGCGCTGGCGGGCGTTAGGCTTGCTGACCGTGGCGATCCTAATGCTGGGAGTGTCAACCGCACTGGGAGTGTTCCTCAACGGAAAGCGCGGCGAGATCGTCACAGCGCTTGCAGAACGAAATGAATCGAGCTTCGGTCAAGCTGTACTGTTTTACCTGCTGACCTTAATTTTTTTCGTCCCGTTGTTTGCTAGCTTGAATTACCTGTTTCAGCTGCTCGGATTGTTCTGGCGGCGCTGGTTGACGGACTTCTTTCTCGGGGGATACTTCCGCGATCGGTCCTACTACAAGCTGGCAAGTGAGGAAAATATCGACAACCCAGACCAACGAATCTCGCAGGACGTGCGAAGCTTCACTCAGCTATCGCTTTTCTATTTTTTGATCTTTGCGAGTGCTCTCTTCGATATTGTCGGCTACGGAACTCAACTTTGGTCGATTTCGCCATGGCTGGTTGGGTTTTTGGCGATCTACTCTGCGATCGGCATCTTTGTCGTGACAGGTATCTTTGGGAAAGTGCTGGTTCGGCTGAACTTCGAACAGCTAAAACGCGAGGCGAACTTCCGCTTCGGCCTGGTCCGCCTCCGCGAGAACGCCGAGCCGATTGCCTTCTATCGCGGCGAACAACAGGAAAAAGACCATCTCGACGATCGCTTTACCGACATATTCAACAATTTCAGGCGTCTGATTTTGTGGCGGGAGCTGGGTCTCGGCTCGTTTACAAATGCATATCGAAACATCACCTTTGTGTTACCGTATCTTATTCTGGCGCCCCGAGTACTCAATGAAGGTTTGGAACTCGGGCAGGTCGATGCCGCCCGCGGAGCATTTCTACAAGTATTTTTAAGCCTGAACCTCATCGTCGATCGCTTCGAAGGATTGACGGAATTCGGTGCGGGTATCGATCGCGTTTGCAGCTTCGAACGAGTGCTGCGCCGCCGCAGCAGCGAGGAGGACGACACTCAGCAACCCCATATCGATATCCTGCCGAGCCAAGAGATTGCCCTCACCAACGTAACGCTGCAAACACCAAATTATCAGCGCACGCTCGTGCGCAATTTGGACCTAACGGTGCCGGGGCATGGATTGCTGATCGTTGGGGCCAGCGGCTGCGGCAAAAGCTCGCTACTGCGGGCAATCGCCGGGCTGTGGGATTCGGGTTCGGGTAAAGTCCAGCGGCCGGACCTCAACGAGATCCTATTTTTACCGCAGCGGCCCTACATGGTGCTCGGCACGCTGCGCGATCAGCTGCTTTACCCGAGCAAGCAACTGGACTTGAGCGATGACGATCTCCAGCAGGTGCTCGAGCAGGTCAACCTGCCTGACACGGCAGCGCGATCGGGCGGGCTGGACGCGCAACACAACTGGTCGGAAGAGCTTTCCTTGGGCGAGCAACAGCGACTGGCATTTGCGCGCATTCTCACGAACAAGCCGCGCTACGTCATCCTCGACGAGTCCACGAGCGCGCTCGATACCGATAACGAAGAGCACCTCTACAGCCTGCTTCAGGAATCGGGCGTGACCTACGTGAGCGTCGGGCACCGTCCCACCCTTCGAAAGTTCCACCAGCTCGTACTGGAGCTGTCTGGCGACCAACAGTGGCATTTGCAGCCAGCCGGCACGTCCGAACCGAGTGCTTGA